A genomic window from Euzebya rosea includes:
- a CDS encoding NADH-quinone oxidoreductase subunit A — protein MLVEYLPIVLLFVVATLFVVLSVAVSSKLGPKNPSPAKEAPYESGIIPEPETAIAGQRFPVKFYLIAMLFIIFDVEAVFLYPWATVLAELSWYGLATMGVFIALLLESYYYVVRKGGLDWE, from the coding sequence GTGCTGGTCGAGTACCTGCCCATCGTGCTGCTCTTCGTCGTCGCCACGCTGTTCGTGGTGCTGTCCGTGGCGGTGTCGTCCAAGCTCGGCCCGAAGAACCCGAGCCCGGCGAAGGAAGCGCCCTACGAATCCGGCATCATCCCCGAGCCCGAGACGGCCATCGCCGGCCAGCGCTTTCCGGTGAAGTTCTACCTGATCGCCATGCTCTTCATCATCTTCGATGTCGAGGCGGTCTTCCTCTACCCGTGGGCCACGGTCCTCGCGGAGCTGTCGTGGTACGGCCTGGCGACCATGGGCGTGTTCATCGCCCTGCTGCTGGAGTCCTACTACTACGTGGTCCGCAAGGGCGGCCTGGACTGGGAGTGA
- a CDS encoding NADH-quinone oxidoreductase subunit NuoB produces the protein MGIESRLPDGILLTSAEKLLGIARAGSLFPATFGLACCAIEMMSTGAAHYDLARFGMEVFRASPRQADLMIVAGRVSQKMAPIVRNLYDQMADPKWVISMGVCASSGGMFNNYAIVQGVDHIIPVDMYVPGCPPRPELLMDGILKLHEKIRNEQLVERPRKGESMADFRKRTGWVDGETIGDPGHVTGSPDMTAPALHRIMPKETVAGGGHTKAEAVQQRQEQIAAGKPGSTWAR, from the coding sequence ATGGGCATAGAGTCCCGCCTGCCCGACGGCATCCTGCTGACCAGCGCCGAGAAGCTGCTGGGCATCGCCCGCGCAGGCTCGCTGTTCCCCGCCACGTTCGGCCTGGCCTGCTGCGCCATCGAGATGATGTCGACCGGTGCGGCCCACTACGACCTGGCCCGCTTCGGCATGGAGGTCTTCCGTGCCTCACCGCGGCAGGCCGACCTGATGATCGTCGCCGGTCGCGTGAGCCAGAAGATGGCCCCGATCGTGCGCAACCTCTACGACCAGATGGCGGACCCCAAGTGGGTCATCTCCATGGGTGTCTGCGCGTCCTCGGGTGGCATGTTCAACAACTACGCCATCGTGCAGGGCGTCGACCACATCATCCCGGTCGACATGTACGTCCCCGGCTGCCCGCCGCGGCCCGAGCTGCTGATGGACGGCATCCTCAAGCTGCACGAGAAGATCCGCAACGAGCAGCTCGTCGAGCGTCCCCGCAAGGGTGAGTCGATGGCGGACTTCCGCAAGCGCACCGGGTGGGTCGACGGGGAGACCATCGGCGATCCCGGCCACGTGACCGGGTCGCCCGACATGACCGCCCCCGCCCTGCACCGCATCATGCCCAAGGAAACCGTCGCTGGCGGCGGCCACACCAAGGCCGAGGCGGTCCAGCAGCGGCAGGAACAGATCGCGGCCGGCAAGCCGGGAAGCACGTGGGCGCGATGA
- a CDS encoding NADH-quinone oxidoreductase subunit C, with the protein MSDTTHTPQAEIPDDRQLPDEVDRVDDTLATLRDHLVATFPSLEPLEYRGELTLQASAEVVPDVIAFAKSDPVLACELLSDVSAVHWPAGARDVNSQETTGWPTYTEVEETGHIDVSWILRSVSKGHWFRLRASLPDDNPVVASATAQYSSANFLEREVYDLMGVEFTGHPALTRIMMPDDWEGHPHRKDYPLGGVEVMYKGHTVSPPDERDY; encoded by the coding sequence ATGAGCGACACCACGCACACCCCCCAAGCCGAGATCCCCGACGACCGGCAGCTGCCCGACGAGGTCGACCGGGTCGACGACACGCTGGCCACCCTGCGCGACCACCTCGTCGCGACCTTCCCGTCGCTGGAGCCGCTGGAGTACCGCGGTGAGCTGACGCTGCAGGCCAGCGCCGAGGTCGTCCCCGACGTGATCGCCTTCGCCAAGTCCGACCCGGTCCTGGCCTGCGAGCTGCTGTCGGACGTCTCGGCGGTCCACTGGCCTGCCGGCGCCCGCGACGTCAACAGCCAGGAGACCACCGGCTGGCCGACCTACACCGAGGTCGAGGAGACCGGGCACATCGACGTGTCCTGGATCCTGCGTTCGGTGAGCAAGGGCCACTGGTTCCGCCTGCGTGCCTCGCTGCCCGACGACAACCCCGTCGTGGCCAGCGCCACGGCGCAGTACTCCTCGGCCAACTTCCTCGAGCGCGAGGTCTACGACCTGATGGGCGTGGAGTTCACCGGCCACCCGGCGCTGACCCGCATCATGATGCCCGACGACTGGGAGGGGCATCCGCACCGCAAGGACTACCCCCTTGGTGGCGTGGAGGTCATGTACAAGGGCCACACCGTGTCCCCGCCGGACGAGAGGGACTACTGA
- a CDS encoding NADH-quinone oxidoreductase subunit D, with protein MSGEWADETADLATTDRSGTLEPVDGEFTVAGTGDWQNLPDAVEDDLMVINMGPQHPSTHGVLRMLLTMDGEMIVDNQPVIGYLHTGIEKNAEYRPWVQGVTFVTRMDYLAPLHNELGYCLAVEKLLGISDDVPERAQAIRVIMTEINRITSHQVALATGGMELGALSAMIYGFRERETLLDIFEYVTGLRMNHAYIRPGGLAQDVPEDFVPRVSEVIDELPGKIDELEDLLTENPIWQERNVGVGVLSAEQCFDLGITGPVLRSAGVAHDLRKSAPYCGIEQYDFEVQTTDTGDAYGRFLIRVREMRESIKIVQQALKSLPGGPVMVADKKVAWPAQLALGPDGLGNAKSYIGKIMGQSMEALIHHFKLVTEGFEVPKGTVYVPVESPRGELGYHVTSSGTNKPYRVHVREPSFVHIGAIPAASRGLQVADVIAAVASLDPVMGGVDR; from the coding sequence ATGAGCGGCGAATGGGCCGACGAGACCGCTGACCTGGCGACCACGGACCGCAGCGGCACGCTCGAACCCGTCGACGGCGAGTTCACCGTCGCCGGCACCGGCGACTGGCAGAACCTGCCCGACGCCGTCGAGGACGACCTCATGGTCATCAACATGGGGCCGCAGCACCCGTCCACCCACGGCGTGCTGCGCATGCTGCTGACCATGGACGGCGAGATGATCGTCGACAACCAGCCGGTCATCGGTTACCTCCACACCGGCATCGAGAAGAACGCCGAGTACCGCCCGTGGGTGCAGGGTGTCACCTTCGTGACCCGCATGGACTACCTCGCGCCGCTCCACAACGAGCTCGGCTACTGCCTGGCCGTGGAGAAGCTGCTCGGCATCAGCGACGACGTCCCCGAGCGCGCCCAGGCCATCCGCGTCATCATGACCGAGATCAACCGCATCACCTCCCACCAGGTGGCGCTGGCGACCGGCGGCATGGAGCTCGGTGCCCTGTCGGCGATGATCTACGGCTTCCGCGAGCGCGAGACGCTGCTGGACATCTTCGAGTACGTCACCGGCCTGCGGATGAACCACGCCTACATCCGCCCCGGCGGCTTGGCACAGGACGTCCCCGAGGACTTCGTGCCGCGCGTCAGCGAGGTCATCGACGAGCTGCCCGGCAAGATCGACGAGCTCGAGGACCTGCTGACGGAGAACCCGATCTGGCAGGAGCGCAACGTCGGTGTCGGCGTGCTGAGCGCCGAGCAGTGCTTCGACCTGGGCATCACCGGCCCGGTCCTGCGCTCGGCCGGTGTGGCCCACGACCTGCGCAAGTCCGCCCCCTACTGCGGCATCGAGCAGTACGACTTCGAGGTCCAGACCACAGACACCGGCGACGCCTACGGCCGGTTCCTCATCCGCGTCCGCGAGATGCGCGAGTCGATCAAGATCGTCCAGCAGGCCCTCAAGTCCCTGCCGGGCGGTCCGGTCATGGTCGCCGACAAGAAGGTCGCCTGGCCGGCACAGCTGGCGCTCGGTCCCGACGGGCTCGGCAACGCCAAGTCCTACATCGGCAAGATCATGGGCCAGTCGATGGAGGCCCTGATCCACCACTTCAAGCTGGTGACCGAGGGCTTCGAGGTGCCGAAGGGCACGGTCTACGTGCCGGTCGAGTCCCCCCGTGGAGAGCTCGGGTACCACGTGACGTCCAGCGGCACGAACAAGCCGTACCGCGTCCACGTGCGCGAACCCTCCTTCGTCCACATCGGCGCCATCCCCGCAGCCAGCCGAGGCCTGCAGGTCGCCGACGTCATCGCGGCCGTCGCCTCCCTCGACCCCGTCATGGGCGGCGTCGACCGCTAG